Proteins from a genomic interval of Vicia villosa cultivar HV-30 ecotype Madison, WI unplaced genomic scaffold, Vvil1.0 ctg.000273F_1_1_3, whole genome shotgun sequence:
- the LOC131626193 gene encoding CDPK-related kinase 4-like: protein MGHCCSKNTAVDSDTVADHNLKSSNHDVSQTSHPAGNSVSGVSDATPGRQTPATSFSTSPFNSPLPAGVAPSPAARTPGRKFRWPLPPPSPAKPIMAALMRRQGKTKPKDGPIPEEQGEGGEGERTLDKSFGYGKNFGAKFELGKEVGRGHFGHTCWAKGKKGELKGVSVAVKIITKAKMTSAIAIEDVRREVKMLKALSGHRNLVKFYEAFEDANNVYIVMELCEGGELLDRILDRGGRYTEEDAKVILLQILNVVAFCHLQGVVHRDLKPENFLFLSKDEDAVLKVIDFGLSDFVRPDQRLNDIVGSAYYVAPEVLHRSYSVEGDLWSIGVISYILLCGSRPFWARTESGIFRSVLRANPNFDDSPWPSISPEAKDFVKRLLNKDHRKRMTAAQALSHPWLRDERNAIPLDILIYKLVKTYVRASPLKRSALKALSRALPEDEVTYLTAQFSLLEPKDGCVSLENFRVALMKNATDAMREARVPDILNLMDPLSYKKLDFEEFCAAAISVYQLEVHPEWDKISTTAFDYFDEAGNRVISLEELAQEMNLGPSAYSLMGDWIRKSDGKLSMVGYTKYLHGVTIRTNTRHR from the exons ATGGGTCATTGCTGCAGCAAAAACACTGCAGTCGACAGCGACACCGTCGCCGATCACAACCTCAAATCATCTAACCACGATGTATCACAAACTTCCCACCCTGCCGGAAACTCTGTCTCCGGCGTCAGTGATGCTACTCCGGGAAGGCAAACCCCGGCGACATCGTTTTCCACTAGTCCTTTCAATAGTCCTCTTCCTGCAGGTGTGGCGCCGTCACCGGCTGCCAGGACTCCTGGAAGGAAATTCAGGTGGCCGCTTCCTCCGCCGTCTCCGGCAAAGCCGATAATGGCGGCTTTGATGCGGAGGCAGGGGAAGACGAAACCGAAAGATGGACCGATACCTGAGGAACAAGGGGAAGGTGGAGAGGGAGAGAGGACGTTGGATAAGAGCTTTGGATATGGGAAGAATTTTGGGGCGAAGTTTGAGCTTGGGAAGGAAGTTGGACGAGGGCATTTTGGTCATACTTGTTGGGCTAAAGGGAAGAAAGGTGAACTTAAGGGAGTATCAGTGGCTGTCAAAATCATAACCAAAGCTAAG ATGACCTCAGCAATTGCAATTGAAGATGTGAGAAGGGAGGTGAAAATGTTGAAAGCCTTGTCCGGACATAGGAATTTGGTCAAGTTTTATGAAGCATTTGAGGATGCGAATAATGTCTACATTGTGATGGA GTTATGCGAGGGTGGAGAATTACTGGACAGAATTCTAGATAG agGTGGAAGATACACAGAGGAGGATGCCAAAGTTATTCTTCTACAAATTCTTAATGTAGTTGCCTTTTGTCATCTTCAAGGAGTTGTTCATCGCGATCTAAAACCAGAG aattttctttttctctcaaaAGATGAGGATGCTGTTCTGAAAGTTATTGATTTTGGTCTATCTGATTTTGTCAGGCCAG ATCAACGCCTTAATGATATTGTTGGTAGTGCCTATTATGTTGCACCTGAAGTGCTCCATAGATCTTACAGTGTTGAAGGAGACTTATGGAGTATTGGAGTTATATCGTACATATTGTTATGTGGAAGTAGACCGTTTTGGGCGCGGACTGAATCAGGAATCTTCCGGTCTGTGTTAAGAGCAAATCCTAACTTTGATGATTCACCTTGGCCATCAATATCACCAGAAGCTAAAGACTTTGTGAAGAGACTTTTGAACAAGGACCATCGGAAAAGGATGACAGCTGCTCAAGCTCTAT CTCACCCATGGTTGAGAGATGAAAGAAATGCCATTCCTTTAGATATTCTGATTTACAAGTTAGTCAAGACATACGTGCGTGCCTCGCCTTTGAAACGTTCGGCATTGAAG GCTCTCTCAAGAGCATTGCCAGAGGATGAGGTTACCTACCTTACAGCACAATTTAGCCTCTTGGAACCTAAAGATGGTTGCGTTTCGCTTGAGAATTTCAGAGTT GCTCTCATGAAAAATGCAACTGATGCCATGCGGGAAGCAAGGGTCCCTGACATTCTAAATTTG ATGGATCCACTCTCCTATAAAAAACTGGACTTCGAAGAGTTTTGTGCTGCCGCAATCAGTGTATACCAGCTTGAAGTTCATCCAGAATGGGATAAAATTTCCACCACAGCATTTGATTATTTTGACGAGGCAGGGAACCGTGTCATTTCACTCGAGGAGTTGGCACAG GAGATGAATTTGGGTCCATCTGCTTATTCTTTAATGGGTGACTGGATCAGAAAATCTGATGGAAAACTCAGCATGGTCGGATATACAAAATATTTGCACGGTGTCACAATTCGTACAAATACAAGACACCGATAG